In Malus sylvestris chromosome 16, drMalSylv7.2, whole genome shotgun sequence, the following are encoded in one genomic region:
- the LOC126608115 gene encoding very-long-chain 3-oxoacyl-CoA reductase 1-like, whose amino-acid sequence MGSCLLEHLKAQPFWVLVLFTLGSFSLLKLSLSFLQWVYVNFLRPAKNLKKYGSWALVTGPTDGIGKAFAFQLARKGLNLILVGRNPDKLKDVSDAVLAKYGKTQIKTVVVDFTGDLDDGVRRIRETIEGLDVGLLINNVGISYPYARFFHEVDSELLRNLIKVNVEGTTKVTQAVLPGMVQRKRGAIVNIGSGAAIVIPSDPLYAVYAATKAYIDQFSRCLYVEYKKSGIDVQCQVPLYVATKMASIRRSSFFVPSTDGYARAALRWIGYEPRCTPYWPHTLLWGLACSLPESVVDAWRLRFCLRIRKRGQQKDSSLKQA is encoded by the exons ATGGGTTCCTGCTTACTCGAGCATCTCAAGGCTCAGCCTTTCTGGGTTCTTGTGCTCTTCACTCTcggctctttctctctcctcaaactctctctctctttcctccaaTGGGTCTACGTCAATTTCCTTAGACCTGCCAAGAATCTCAAAAAGTACGGATCTTGGGCACTCGTCACGGGACCCACCGATGGCATTGGCAAGGCCTTCGCCTTCCAACTGGCTCGGAAGGGGCTCAATCTGATCTTGGTAGGTCGGAATCCGGACAAACTCAAGGACGTCTCGGACGCTGTCCTGGCCAAGTACGGCAAAACCCAGATCAAGACCGTCGTGGTCGACTTCACCGGCGACCTCGACGACGGCGTCAGGCGCATTCGGGAGACGATTGAAGGGTTGGATGTGGGACTTTTGATTAACAACGTCGGGATTTCGTACCCGTATGCTCGGTTCTTTCATGAGGTGGATTCGGAGCTGCTGAGGAACTTGATTAAGGTTAATGTCGAAGGTACTACGAAGGTTACTCAGGCTGTTTTGCCGGGGATGGTGCAGAGGAAGAGAGGTGCTATTGTGAACATTGGTTCGGGTGCTGCGATTGTGATCCCCTCGGATCCTCTGTATGCTGTTTATGCAGCTACAAAAGC GTATATTGATCAGTTCTCTAGGTGCCTGTACGTTGAATACAAGAAAAGTGGGATTGACGTGCAGTGCCAG GTTCCATTGTACGTGGCAACAAAGATGGCATCTATCAGGAGGTCTTCCTTCTTTGTACCATCAACTGACGGTTATGCCCGGGCAGCTCTGCGCTGGATAGGCTATGAGCCTCGTTGCACTCCTTACTGGCCGCACACACTTCTTTGGGGTTTGGCATGCTCATTGCCGGAGTCTGTTGTTGACGCATGGCGTCTGCGATTTTGCCTGAGGATTCGGAAGAGAGGACAGCAGAAAGATTCTTCCCTGAAGCAGGCATAG
- the LOC126608684 gene encoding uncharacterized protein LOC126608684 isoform X2 has translation MRKENLTLVSHTAEATVFVDTSLGTHIAVTIDPNDTVSALKRKIEHEHLLCFTRAGKIEVETLKVKRKGFFYHLSDSMVVRNAFRVNNNWFVSADAKDVLGKRLSNFNDSMPLLLEGNKRAEEKVNIADQAGSVDSARETSKQLEIGFKSSGIGHCATSFDETANRLEPEIQEDHSVRSEGYRVPKTQDCRADGSRKEIDVQCDVSSEKALPAEKKRQRKTKQRNEKPVQLKEDSASVLGFGKEQSQPDNIPPENSLGNQSRDVLCDVTFGKKTTTSKDVSQDMAAGNKNTTEEPCGSSASSMDNRSHSGIHMTNDPYKGTEVLGKHIGSRENTSKHGSFVVSNIAVEDASQSQPAAKKKRRFENISGLEDSLKENDKVTSKPEIASEFSLRDTQKNASAILYGSTAESSEKKKKKRKISPNSLHEVVAAAPSGRDVLQERSAVAASGSNDKNSGVEDNAASINEQGIQALMPPKLNGISQKGNHCAHVQELRENSGLPSSLDVNNTANVENKSGEAEEGLDNRPSSVFKVPSEGVIDCVERIGEERESLQRKDSELVTSEKTQLPGQDKRDRNDTKVIVKSEWLDANGMVTPNNTSKKKKKTRKTKGSIGETLVESGAGHIKGSENGISLDEPREAVHGEHASDKAKEEASNVSKKNGIDVLEKETDSSHIVAKTGNLDLSEVGNLEQNGKPQENAEGMEQNIKKKSKRKKSTMTKEIPNLKAEAQKVGHQVPTPTTDMLDKTSPIEQSNGKAVESDKGYGMETDSVPARSKSKRIDPTKAPSHALEHTSISFGNPPENGCSNEADNNMEVSCEGNKDNFDNHQVPGLGQHEVATSKEVHAEVTRTNRADDKPKKKRRKLDVQSGPSPDLQSSLKSKKNQGIDGRSEAGNSNSIQPQGSSSKGDDGKRFSKKVPKTGTKAPTPDKSDKMNSISKAARTHSGADVSGIDRTRIGKKNDSSAGLNSKLEKANNKPLQNKMDNKSQSGVNRNRVASGKPYGIDYGEVVNSPERRKILATPRKIFKDDDSSGSSEDEGKDELSKASTQTPSDYSSSGYSDGESNADMSTPRSGKAGERSVIKSCTSGIKDMNWDELAKSSSTFKKAKLTASQSQLEEDSEPIEPVPDSQPVS, from the exons ATGAGGAAGGAAAACTTGACTTTGGTCTCCCATACGGCGGAGGCCACGGTGTTCGTCGACACCAGCCTCGGCACCCACATCGCCGTCACCATCGACCCCAACGACACCGTTTCTGCACTCAAAC GGAAAATAGAACATGAACATCTATTGTGCTTTACTAGGGCGGGAAAAATCGAAGTTGAAACTCTAaag GTAAAACGCAAAGGATTCTTTTATCACCTATCAGATTCCATGGTTGTTAGAAATGCTTTCAGGGTCAACAATAACTGGTTTGTTTCTGCCGATGCTAAAGATGTTCTGGGGAAAAGATTGTCCAATTTTAATGATTCAATGCCATTGCTACTTGAGGGGAACAAGCGTGCAGAAGAGAAAGTTAATATTGCTGACCAGGCTGGGTCAGTTGACTCTGCTAGAGAAACTTCAAAACAATTGGAGATAGGGTTCAAGAGTTCTGGTATTGGTCATTGTGCAACTTCATTTGATGAGACGGCCAATCGGCTGGAACCTGAAATACAGGAGGACCACAGCGTACGTAGCGAGGGGTACAGAGTTCCCAAAACACAAGATTGCAGGGCAGATGGCTCGAGGAAAGAAATTGATGTCCAATGCGATGTCTCTTCGGAAAAAGCTTTGCCTGCTGAAAAGAAAAGACAACGCAAGACTAAGCAGAGAAATGAAAAACCAGTGCAGTTAAAAGAAGACAGTGCTTCAGTTCTTGGATTTGGTAAAGAACAGTCGCAGCCAGATAATATACCACCTGAAAATTCATTAGGCAATCAGAGTAGAGATGTTCTATGTGACGTGACTTTTGGAAAGAAAACTACTACCAGTAAAGATGTTTCACAGGATATGGCAGCTGGAAACAAAAACACTACAGAAGAACCTTGCGGGAGTTCAGCTTCTAGTATGGATAACAGGTCACATTCTGGAATTCATATGACAAATGATCCATACAAGGGCACTGAAGTTCTTGGAAAACACATCGGGAGCAGGGAGAATACATCTAAGCATGGCAGTTTTGTGGTCTCCAATATAGCAGTGGAAGATGCTTCACAATCTCAGCCTGCTGCAAAGAAAAAGCGGAGGTTTGAAAACATATCTGGTCTTGAGGATTCACTGAAAGAAAATGATAAAGTGACTTCCAAGCCAGAGATTGCATCTGAATTCTCTTTAAGGGACACACAGAAAAATGCAAGTGCTATCTTATATGGTTCAACTGCCGAATCttcagagaagaagaagaaaaagagaaaaatttcACCAAATTCTCTTCATGAAGTAGTTGCTGCAGCTCCTTCCGGAAGAGATGTTTTACAAGAGAGATCTGCTGTTGCTGCTTCAGGAAGTAATGATAAAAATTCAGGTGTAGAAGACAATGCTGCTTCTATTAATGAACAAGGTATACAAGCTTTAATGCCACCTAAACTCAATGGAATCTCTCAGAAGGGAAATCACTGTGCTCATGTCCAAGAGTTGCGGGAAAATTCTGGATTACCCTCATCACTGG ATGTTAATAATACTGCCAATGTGGAAAACAAAAGTGGTGAGGCTGAAGAAGGATTGGACAACCGTCCTTCCTCTGTTTTCAAAGTTCCCAGTGAAGGTGTAATTGATTGCGTAGAAAGAattggagaggagagagaatcaTTACAGAGAAAGGATTCTGAATTGGTGACGTCTGAAAAGACACAGTTGCCTGGTCAGGATAAGAGAGATAGGAATGATACAAAAGTAATTGTGAAATCTGAATGGTTGGATGCAAATGGAATGGTCACTCCTAATAACACTagtaagaagaaaaagaagaccaGAAAAACCAAGGGATCCATAGGAGAAACTTTGGTTGAATCAGGTGCAGGACACATTAAAGGTTCTGAGAATGGAATTTCGTTGGATGAACCTCGTGAAGCTGTACATGGTGAACATGCTAGTGATAAAGCTAAGGAGGAGGCAAGTAATGTTTCTAAGAAAAATGGGATAGATGTATTAGAAAAAGAAACGGACAGTTCTCATATCGTTGCGAAAACTGGTAACCTTGATCTCAGTGAGGTGGGGAACCTGGAGCAAAATGGCAAACCTCAAGAAAATGCAGAAGGTATGGAGCAGAACATCAAAAAGAAATCTAAGAGGAAAAAGAGTACCATGACAAAAGAAATCCCGAATTTGAAAGCTGAAGCGCAAAAAGTTGGTCACCAGGTTCCAACACCGACAACTGATATGTTGGACAAAACAAGTCCCATTGAACAATCAAATGGGAAAGCTGTGGAATCTGATAAGGGCTATGGCATGGAAACTGATTCGGTCCCTGCTCGGTCAAAATCCAAGCGTATTGACCCTACTAAAGCTCCTTCTCATGCACTAGAACACACTAGCATAAGTTTTGGGAACCCTCCTGAAAATGGATGCTCTAATGAGGCTGATAATAACATGGAAGTTTCTTGTGAAGGCAATAAGGACAACTTTGACAACCATCAGGTGCCTGGCCTAGGCCAGCATGAAGTTGCCACCTCTAAAGAAGTGCACGCCGAGGTAACTAGAACAAACAGAGCAGATGATAAACCAAAAAAGAAGCGAAGAAAGCTTGATGTACAAAGTGGTCCCTCGCCTGATCTGCAAAGTTCGCTCAAGTCTAAGAAGAACCAAGGGATCGATGGAAGGTCTGAAGCTGGCAACTCTAACTCCATACAGCCGCAAGGATCATCATCCAAGGGTGACGATGGAAAAAGGTTTTCGAAGAAAGTTCCTAAAACTGGGACCAAAGCCCCAACCCCGGATAAGTCTGATAAGATGAATTCCATTTCTAAAGCAGCCCGAACTCACAGTGGTGCTGACGTTTCTGGTATTGATAGGACTCGTATAGGGAAAAAGAATGATTCTTCAGCTGGACTGAATTCTAAATTGGAAAAAGCAAACAATAAACCTCTCCAAAATAAAATGGATAACAAGTCTCAATCAGGTGTGAACCGAAATCGTGTGGCCAGTGGAAAACCTTATGGTATCGATTATGGTGAAGTTGTAAACAGCCCAGAAAGGAGGAAGATCTTAGCTACACCAAGGAAAATTTTCAAGGATGATGACAGTAGTGGGAGTTCTGAAGATGAAGGTAAAGATGAACTTTCAAAGGCCAGCACCCAAACTCCATCAGATTATTCGTCGTCTGGCTACTCAGATGGGGAAAGCAATGCAGATATGAGCACACCAAGAAGCG GAAAGGCTGGTGAGAGAAGCGTCATAAAATCCTG CACTTCCGGCATAAAGGACATGAATTGGGATGAATTGGCCAAAAGTTCTAGCACATTCAAGAAGGCAAAACTTACAGCGTCTCAGTCACAACTGGAGGAGGACAGCGAACCCATTGAACCCGTACCCGACAGTCAGCCTGTATCATAG
- the LOC126608684 gene encoding uncharacterized protein LOC126608684 isoform X1: protein MRKENLTLVSHTAEATVFVDTSLGTHIAVTIDPNDTVSALKRKIEHEHLLCFTRAGKIEVETLKVKRKGFFYHLSDSMVVRNAFRVNNNWFVSADAKDVLGKRLSNFNDSMPLLLEGNKRAEEKVNIADQAGSVDSARETSKQLEIGFKSSGIGHCATSFDETANRLEPEIQEDHSVRSEGYRVPKTQDCRADGSRKEIDVQCDVSSEKALPAEKKRQRKTKQRNEKPVQLKEDSASVLGFGKEQSQPDNIPPENSLGNQSRDVLCDVTFGKKTTTSKDVSQDMAAGNKNTTEEPCGSSASSMDNRSHSGIHMTNDPYKGTEVLGKHIGSRENTSKHGSFVVSNIAVEDASQSQPAAKKKRRFENISGLEDSLKENDKVTSKPEIASEFSLRDTQKNASAILYGSTAESSEKKKKKRKISPNSLHEVVAAAPSGRDVLQERSAVAASGSNDKNSGVEDNAASINEQGIQALMPPKLNGISQKGNHCAHVQELRENSGLPSSLGKFHVNNTANVENKSGEAEEGLDNRPSSVFKVPSEGVIDCVERIGEERESLQRKDSELVTSEKTQLPGQDKRDRNDTKVIVKSEWLDANGMVTPNNTSKKKKKTRKTKGSIGETLVESGAGHIKGSENGISLDEPREAVHGEHASDKAKEEASNVSKKNGIDVLEKETDSSHIVAKTGNLDLSEVGNLEQNGKPQENAEGMEQNIKKKSKRKKSTMTKEIPNLKAEAQKVGHQVPTPTTDMLDKTSPIEQSNGKAVESDKGYGMETDSVPARSKSKRIDPTKAPSHALEHTSISFGNPPENGCSNEADNNMEVSCEGNKDNFDNHQVPGLGQHEVATSKEVHAEVTRTNRADDKPKKKRRKLDVQSGPSPDLQSSLKSKKNQGIDGRSEAGNSNSIQPQGSSSKGDDGKRFSKKVPKTGTKAPTPDKSDKMNSISKAARTHSGADVSGIDRTRIGKKNDSSAGLNSKLEKANNKPLQNKMDNKSQSGVNRNRVASGKPYGIDYGEVVNSPERRKILATPRKIFKDDDSSGSSEDEGKDELSKASTQTPSDYSSSGYSDGESNADMSTPRSGKAGERSVIKSCTSGIKDMNWDELAKSSSTFKKAKLTASQSQLEEDSEPIEPVPDSQPVS from the exons ATGAGGAAGGAAAACTTGACTTTGGTCTCCCATACGGCGGAGGCCACGGTGTTCGTCGACACCAGCCTCGGCACCCACATCGCCGTCACCATCGACCCCAACGACACCGTTTCTGCACTCAAAC GGAAAATAGAACATGAACATCTATTGTGCTTTACTAGGGCGGGAAAAATCGAAGTTGAAACTCTAaag GTAAAACGCAAAGGATTCTTTTATCACCTATCAGATTCCATGGTTGTTAGAAATGCTTTCAGGGTCAACAATAACTGGTTTGTTTCTGCCGATGCTAAAGATGTTCTGGGGAAAAGATTGTCCAATTTTAATGATTCAATGCCATTGCTACTTGAGGGGAACAAGCGTGCAGAAGAGAAAGTTAATATTGCTGACCAGGCTGGGTCAGTTGACTCTGCTAGAGAAACTTCAAAACAATTGGAGATAGGGTTCAAGAGTTCTGGTATTGGTCATTGTGCAACTTCATTTGATGAGACGGCCAATCGGCTGGAACCTGAAATACAGGAGGACCACAGCGTACGTAGCGAGGGGTACAGAGTTCCCAAAACACAAGATTGCAGGGCAGATGGCTCGAGGAAAGAAATTGATGTCCAATGCGATGTCTCTTCGGAAAAAGCTTTGCCTGCTGAAAAGAAAAGACAACGCAAGACTAAGCAGAGAAATGAAAAACCAGTGCAGTTAAAAGAAGACAGTGCTTCAGTTCTTGGATTTGGTAAAGAACAGTCGCAGCCAGATAATATACCACCTGAAAATTCATTAGGCAATCAGAGTAGAGATGTTCTATGTGACGTGACTTTTGGAAAGAAAACTACTACCAGTAAAGATGTTTCACAGGATATGGCAGCTGGAAACAAAAACACTACAGAAGAACCTTGCGGGAGTTCAGCTTCTAGTATGGATAACAGGTCACATTCTGGAATTCATATGACAAATGATCCATACAAGGGCACTGAAGTTCTTGGAAAACACATCGGGAGCAGGGAGAATACATCTAAGCATGGCAGTTTTGTGGTCTCCAATATAGCAGTGGAAGATGCTTCACAATCTCAGCCTGCTGCAAAGAAAAAGCGGAGGTTTGAAAACATATCTGGTCTTGAGGATTCACTGAAAGAAAATGATAAAGTGACTTCCAAGCCAGAGATTGCATCTGAATTCTCTTTAAGGGACACACAGAAAAATGCAAGTGCTATCTTATATGGTTCAACTGCCGAATCttcagagaagaagaagaaaaagagaaaaatttcACCAAATTCTCTTCATGAAGTAGTTGCTGCAGCTCCTTCCGGAAGAGATGTTTTACAAGAGAGATCTGCTGTTGCTGCTTCAGGAAGTAATGATAAAAATTCAGGTGTAGAAGACAATGCTGCTTCTATTAATGAACAAGGTATACAAGCTTTAATGCCACCTAAACTCAATGGAATCTCTCAGAAGGGAAATCACTGTGCTCATGTCCAAGAGTTGCGGGAAAATTCTGGATTACCCTCATCACTGGGTAAGTTTC ATGTTAATAATACTGCCAATGTGGAAAACAAAAGTGGTGAGGCTGAAGAAGGATTGGACAACCGTCCTTCCTCTGTTTTCAAAGTTCCCAGTGAAGGTGTAATTGATTGCGTAGAAAGAattggagaggagagagaatcaTTACAGAGAAAGGATTCTGAATTGGTGACGTCTGAAAAGACACAGTTGCCTGGTCAGGATAAGAGAGATAGGAATGATACAAAAGTAATTGTGAAATCTGAATGGTTGGATGCAAATGGAATGGTCACTCCTAATAACACTagtaagaagaaaaagaagaccaGAAAAACCAAGGGATCCATAGGAGAAACTTTGGTTGAATCAGGTGCAGGACACATTAAAGGTTCTGAGAATGGAATTTCGTTGGATGAACCTCGTGAAGCTGTACATGGTGAACATGCTAGTGATAAAGCTAAGGAGGAGGCAAGTAATGTTTCTAAGAAAAATGGGATAGATGTATTAGAAAAAGAAACGGACAGTTCTCATATCGTTGCGAAAACTGGTAACCTTGATCTCAGTGAGGTGGGGAACCTGGAGCAAAATGGCAAACCTCAAGAAAATGCAGAAGGTATGGAGCAGAACATCAAAAAGAAATCTAAGAGGAAAAAGAGTACCATGACAAAAGAAATCCCGAATTTGAAAGCTGAAGCGCAAAAAGTTGGTCACCAGGTTCCAACACCGACAACTGATATGTTGGACAAAACAAGTCCCATTGAACAATCAAATGGGAAAGCTGTGGAATCTGATAAGGGCTATGGCATGGAAACTGATTCGGTCCCTGCTCGGTCAAAATCCAAGCGTATTGACCCTACTAAAGCTCCTTCTCATGCACTAGAACACACTAGCATAAGTTTTGGGAACCCTCCTGAAAATGGATGCTCTAATGAGGCTGATAATAACATGGAAGTTTCTTGTGAAGGCAATAAGGACAACTTTGACAACCATCAGGTGCCTGGCCTAGGCCAGCATGAAGTTGCCACCTCTAAAGAAGTGCACGCCGAGGTAACTAGAACAAACAGAGCAGATGATAAACCAAAAAAGAAGCGAAGAAAGCTTGATGTACAAAGTGGTCCCTCGCCTGATCTGCAAAGTTCGCTCAAGTCTAAGAAGAACCAAGGGATCGATGGAAGGTCTGAAGCTGGCAACTCTAACTCCATACAGCCGCAAGGATCATCATCCAAGGGTGACGATGGAAAAAGGTTTTCGAAGAAAGTTCCTAAAACTGGGACCAAAGCCCCAACCCCGGATAAGTCTGATAAGATGAATTCCATTTCTAAAGCAGCCCGAACTCACAGTGGTGCTGACGTTTCTGGTATTGATAGGACTCGTATAGGGAAAAAGAATGATTCTTCAGCTGGACTGAATTCTAAATTGGAAAAAGCAAACAATAAACCTCTCCAAAATAAAATGGATAACAAGTCTCAATCAGGTGTGAACCGAAATCGTGTGGCCAGTGGAAAACCTTATGGTATCGATTATGGTGAAGTTGTAAACAGCCCAGAAAGGAGGAAGATCTTAGCTACACCAAGGAAAATTTTCAAGGATGATGACAGTAGTGGGAGTTCTGAAGATGAAGGTAAAGATGAACTTTCAAAGGCCAGCACCCAAACTCCATCAGATTATTCGTCGTCTGGCTACTCAGATGGGGAAAGCAATGCAGATATGAGCACACCAAGAAGCG GAAAGGCTGGTGAGAGAAGCGTCATAAAATCCTG CACTTCCGGCATAAAGGACATGAATTGGGATGAATTGGCCAAAAGTTCTAGCACATTCAAGAAGGCAAAACTTACAGCGTCTCAGTCACAACTGGAGGAGGACAGCGAACCCATTGAACCCGTACCCGACAGTCAGCCTGTATCATAG
- the LOC126608684 gene encoding uncharacterized protein LOC126608684 isoform X3 — MPLLLEGNKRAEEKVNIADQAGSVDSARETSKQLEIGFKSSGIGHCATSFDETANRLEPEIQEDHSVRSEGYRVPKTQDCRADGSRKEIDVQCDVSSEKALPAEKKRQRKTKQRNEKPVQLKEDSASVLGFGKEQSQPDNIPPENSLGNQSRDVLCDVTFGKKTTTSKDVSQDMAAGNKNTTEEPCGSSASSMDNRSHSGIHMTNDPYKGTEVLGKHIGSRENTSKHGSFVVSNIAVEDASQSQPAAKKKRRFENISGLEDSLKENDKVTSKPEIASEFSLRDTQKNASAILYGSTAESSEKKKKKRKISPNSLHEVVAAAPSGRDVLQERSAVAASGSNDKNSGVEDNAASINEQGIQALMPPKLNGISQKGNHCAHVQELRENSGLPSSLGKFHVNNTANVENKSGEAEEGLDNRPSSVFKVPSEGVIDCVERIGEERESLQRKDSELVTSEKTQLPGQDKRDRNDTKVIVKSEWLDANGMVTPNNTSKKKKKTRKTKGSIGETLVESGAGHIKGSENGISLDEPREAVHGEHASDKAKEEASNVSKKNGIDVLEKETDSSHIVAKTGNLDLSEVGNLEQNGKPQENAEGMEQNIKKKSKRKKSTMTKEIPNLKAEAQKVGHQVPTPTTDMLDKTSPIEQSNGKAVESDKGYGMETDSVPARSKSKRIDPTKAPSHALEHTSISFGNPPENGCSNEADNNMEVSCEGNKDNFDNHQVPGLGQHEVATSKEVHAEVTRTNRADDKPKKKRRKLDVQSGPSPDLQSSLKSKKNQGIDGRSEAGNSNSIQPQGSSSKGDDGKRFSKKVPKTGTKAPTPDKSDKMNSISKAARTHSGADVSGIDRTRIGKKNDSSAGLNSKLEKANNKPLQNKMDNKSQSGVNRNRVASGKPYGIDYGEVVNSPERRKILATPRKIFKDDDSSGSSEDEGKDELSKASTQTPSDYSSSGYSDGESNADMSTPRSGKAGERSVIKSCTSGIKDMNWDELAKSSSTFKKAKLTASQSQLEEDSEPIEPVPDSQPVS, encoded by the exons ATGCCATTGCTACTTGAGGGGAACAAGCGTGCAGAAGAGAAAGTTAATATTGCTGACCAGGCTGGGTCAGTTGACTCTGCTAGAGAAACTTCAAAACAATTGGAGATAGGGTTCAAGAGTTCTGGTATTGGTCATTGTGCAACTTCATTTGATGAGACGGCCAATCGGCTGGAACCTGAAATACAGGAGGACCACAGCGTACGTAGCGAGGGGTACAGAGTTCCCAAAACACAAGATTGCAGGGCAGATGGCTCGAGGAAAGAAATTGATGTCCAATGCGATGTCTCTTCGGAAAAAGCTTTGCCTGCTGAAAAGAAAAGACAACGCAAGACTAAGCAGAGAAATGAAAAACCAGTGCAGTTAAAAGAAGACAGTGCTTCAGTTCTTGGATTTGGTAAAGAACAGTCGCAGCCAGATAATATACCACCTGAAAATTCATTAGGCAATCAGAGTAGAGATGTTCTATGTGACGTGACTTTTGGAAAGAAAACTACTACCAGTAAAGATGTTTCACAGGATATGGCAGCTGGAAACAAAAACACTACAGAAGAACCTTGCGGGAGTTCAGCTTCTAGTATGGATAACAGGTCACATTCTGGAATTCATATGACAAATGATCCATACAAGGGCACTGAAGTTCTTGGAAAACACATCGGGAGCAGGGAGAATACATCTAAGCATGGCAGTTTTGTGGTCTCCAATATAGCAGTGGAAGATGCTTCACAATCTCAGCCTGCTGCAAAGAAAAAGCGGAGGTTTGAAAACATATCTGGTCTTGAGGATTCACTGAAAGAAAATGATAAAGTGACTTCCAAGCCAGAGATTGCATCTGAATTCTCTTTAAGGGACACACAGAAAAATGCAAGTGCTATCTTATATGGTTCAACTGCCGAATCttcagagaagaagaagaaaaagagaaaaatttcACCAAATTCTCTTCATGAAGTAGTTGCTGCAGCTCCTTCCGGAAGAGATGTTTTACAAGAGAGATCTGCTGTTGCTGCTTCAGGAAGTAATGATAAAAATTCAGGTGTAGAAGACAATGCTGCTTCTATTAATGAACAAGGTATACAAGCTTTAATGCCACCTAAACTCAATGGAATCTCTCAGAAGGGAAATCACTGTGCTCATGTCCAAGAGTTGCGGGAAAATTCTGGATTACCCTCATCACTGGGTAAGTTTC ATGTTAATAATACTGCCAATGTGGAAAACAAAAGTGGTGAGGCTGAAGAAGGATTGGACAACCGTCCTTCCTCTGTTTTCAAAGTTCCCAGTGAAGGTGTAATTGATTGCGTAGAAAGAattggagaggagagagaatcaTTACAGAGAAAGGATTCTGAATTGGTGACGTCTGAAAAGACACAGTTGCCTGGTCAGGATAAGAGAGATAGGAATGATACAAAAGTAATTGTGAAATCTGAATGGTTGGATGCAAATGGAATGGTCACTCCTAATAACACTagtaagaagaaaaagaagaccaGAAAAACCAAGGGATCCATAGGAGAAACTTTGGTTGAATCAGGTGCAGGACACATTAAAGGTTCTGAGAATGGAATTTCGTTGGATGAACCTCGTGAAGCTGTACATGGTGAACATGCTAGTGATAAAGCTAAGGAGGAGGCAAGTAATGTTTCTAAGAAAAATGGGATAGATGTATTAGAAAAAGAAACGGACAGTTCTCATATCGTTGCGAAAACTGGTAACCTTGATCTCAGTGAGGTGGGGAACCTGGAGCAAAATGGCAAACCTCAAGAAAATGCAGAAGGTATGGAGCAGAACATCAAAAAGAAATCTAAGAGGAAAAAGAGTACCATGACAAAAGAAATCCCGAATTTGAAAGCTGAAGCGCAAAAAGTTGGTCACCAGGTTCCAACACCGACAACTGATATGTTGGACAAAACAAGTCCCATTGAACAATCAAATGGGAAAGCTGTGGAATCTGATAAGGGCTATGGCATGGAAACTGATTCGGTCCCTGCTCGGTCAAAATCCAAGCGTATTGACCCTACTAAAGCTCCTTCTCATGCACTAGAACACACTAGCATAAGTTTTGGGAACCCTCCTGAAAATGGATGCTCTAATGAGGCTGATAATAACATGGAAGTTTCTTGTGAAGGCAATAAGGACAACTTTGACAACCATCAGGTGCCTGGCCTAGGCCAGCATGAAGTTGCCACCTCTAAAGAAGTGCACGCCGAGGTAACTAGAACAAACAGAGCAGATGATAAACCAAAAAAGAAGCGAAGAAAGCTTGATGTACAAAGTGGTCCCTCGCCTGATCTGCAAAGTTCGCTCAAGTCTAAGAAGAACCAAGGGATCGATGGAAGGTCTGAAGCTGGCAACTCTAACTCCATACAGCCGCAAGGATCATCATCCAAGGGTGACGATGGAAAAAGGTTTTCGAAGAAAGTTCCTAAAACTGGGACCAAAGCCCCAACCCCGGATAAGTCTGATAAGATGAATTCCATTTCTAAAGCAGCCCGAACTCACAGTGGTGCTGACGTTTCTGGTATTGATAGGACTCGTATAGGGAAAAAGAATGATTCTTCAGCTGGACTGAATTCTAAATTGGAAAAAGCAAACAATAAACCTCTCCAAAATAAAATGGATAACAAGTCTCAATCAGGTGTGAACCGAAATCGTGTGGCCAGTGGAAAACCTTATGGTATCGATTATGGTGAAGTTGTAAACAGCCCAGAAAGGAGGAAGATCTTAGCTACACCAAGGAAAATTTTCAAGGATGATGACAGTAGTGGGAGTTCTGAAGATGAAGGTAAAGATGAACTTTCAAAGGCCAGCACCCAAACTCCATCAGATTATTCGTCGTCTGGCTACTCAGATGGGGAAAGCAATGCAGATATGAGCACACCAAGAAGCG GAAAGGCTGGTGAGAGAAGCGTCATAAAATCCTG CACTTCCGGCATAAAGGACATGAATTGGGATGAATTGGCCAAAAGTTCTAGCACATTCAAGAAGGCAAAACTTACAGCGTCTCAGTCACAACTGGAGGAGGACAGCGAACCCATTGAACCCGTACCCGACAGTCAGCCTGTATCATAG